The following are from one region of the Novosphingobium humi genome:
- the ilvD gene encoding dihydroxy-acid dehydratase has protein sequence MPAYRSRTSTHGRNMAGARGLWRATGMKDSDFGKPIIAVVNSFTQFVPGHVHLKDLGQMVAREIEAAGGVAKEFNTIAIDDGIAMGHDGMLYSLPSRDLIADSVEYMVNGHCADAMVCISNCDKITPGMLMAAMRLNIPVVFVSGGPMEAGKVVLRGKEVALDLVDAMVAAADEAYSDEEVKTIERSACPTCGSCSGMFTANSMNCLTEALGLSLPGNGSTLATHSDRKELFLRAGRLAVELCKRYYEQDDESVLPRNIASFEAFENAMSLDIAMGGSTNTVLHLLAAAQEAGVNFTMADIDRLSRRVPCLSKVAPAKNDVHMEDVHRAGGIYSILGELERGGLLHADLPTVHSPTLRDALAKWDIGRSNDPEVQEFFLAAPGGVPTQTAFSQSRRWESLDTDREKGVIRSVEHAFSKDGGLAVLFGNIALEGCIVKTAGVDESILKFTGPAKVYESQDAAVTAILTGQVVAGDVVVIRYEGPKGGPGMQEMLYPTSYLKSKGLGKACALITDGRFSGGTSGLSIGHASPEAAEGGAIGLVETGDVIEIDIPGRTINLAVSDEVLAQRRAAQEAKGWKPAKDRPRKVSTALKAYAAMTTSAAKGAVRDLSQLK, from the coding sequence ATGCCTGCCTATCGTTCACGCACCTCCACCCATGGCCGCAATATGGCAGGCGCGCGGGGCCTGTGGCGCGCCACCGGCATGAAGGACAGCGATTTCGGCAAGCCGATCATCGCGGTGGTCAACAGCTTTACCCAGTTCGTGCCCGGCCACGTCCACCTCAAGGATCTGGGCCAGATGGTCGCGCGCGAGATCGAGGCGGCAGGCGGCGTGGCCAAGGAATTCAACACGATCGCCATCGACGACGGCATCGCGATGGGCCATGACGGCATGCTCTATTCGCTGCCCAGCCGCGATCTGATCGCCGACAGCGTCGAATATATGGTCAACGGCCACTGCGCCGACGCCATGGTTTGCATCAGCAACTGCGACAAGATCACGCCGGGCATGTTGATGGCCGCCATGCGTTTGAACATCCCGGTCGTCTTCGTTTCGGGCGGGCCGATGGAGGCGGGCAAGGTCGTGCTGCGCGGCAAGGAAGTGGCGCTCGATCTGGTCGACGCGATGGTTGCCGCCGCCGACGAAGCCTATAGCGACGAGGAAGTTAAAACCATCGAGCGTTCGGCCTGCCCCACCTGCGGGTCGTGCAGCGGCATGTTCACCGCCAATTCGATGAACTGCCTGACCGAGGCTCTGGGCCTCTCGCTGCCGGGCAATGGTTCGACGCTGGCCACGCATAGCGACCGCAAGGAACTGTTCCTGCGCGCCGGGCGTCTGGCGGTGGAACTGTGCAAGCGTTACTATGAGCAGGACGATGAAAGCGTGCTGCCGCGCAACATCGCCAGCTTCGAAGCGTTTGAAAACGCGATGAGCCTCGACATTGCCATGGGCGGGTCGACCAACACGGTGTTGCACCTGCTGGCCGCCGCGCAGGAAGCGGGCGTCAATTTCACCATGGCCGACATCGACCGCCTCTCGCGCCGTGTGCCCTGCCTGTCCAAGGTGGCGCCGGCCAAGAATGATGTGCATATGGAAGACGTCCACCGCGCGGGCGGGATCTATTCGATCCTTGGCGAACTGGAGCGCGGCGGGCTGCTCCATGCCGATCTGCCCACGGTCCATTCGCCCACCCTGCGCGATGCTCTGGCCAAGTGGGACATTGGCCGCAGCAACGATCCCGAAGTGCAGGAATTCTTCCTTGCCGCACCCGGTGGCGTGCCGACGCAGACCGCCTTCAGCCAGAGCCGCCGCTGGGAATCGCTCGACACCGACCGTGAAAAGGGCGTGATCCGCAGCGTCGAGCATGCTTTCAGCAAGGATGGCGGTCTGGCGGTCCTGTTCGGCAATATCGCTCTGGAAGGCTGCATCGTCAAAACGGCGGGCGTGGATGAAAGCATCCTGAAATTCACCGGCCCCGCCAAGGTTTACGAAAGCCAGGACGCAGCGGTGACGGCGATTCTGACCGGACAGGTCGTGGCGGGCGATGTGGTTGTCATCCGCTATGAAGGGCCCAAGGGCGGTCCGGGCATGCAGGAAATGCTCTATCCCACCAGCTACTTGAAGTCGAAGGGGCTGGGCAAGGCCTGCGCGCTCATCACCGATGGCCGTTTTTCGGGCGGCACCTCGGGCCTGTCGATCGGCCATGCCTCGCCCGAGGCGGCCGAAGGCGGCGCGATCGGTCTGGTGGAAACGGGCGATGTGATCGAGATCGACATCCCCGGTCGCACGATCAACCTTGCCGTTTCCGACGAAGTGCTGGCGCAGCGCCGCGCCGCGCAGGAAGCCAAGGGCTGGAAACCCGCCAAGGACCGCCCGCGCAAGGTTTCGACCGCATTGAAGGCCTATGCCGCGATGACCACCAGCGCGGCCAAGGGCGCGGTGCGGGATCTTTCGCAACTGAAATGA
- a CDS encoding N-formylglutamate amidohydrolase, whose translation MVANGGAAAMIARETDAYCLLGEPKFGGILIVSDHASNRVPEGIDLGIAPELMDQHIAVDIGVGAIAQIMAQRPGIAAYCANISRLVCDLNRGDHQAATIPHVSDGHAIPGNEISPEAREARLARFHHPYHAALSQLLDDAPPALILSLHSFTPRLATSDEARPWHVGILYNEDDRAARIAIPLLEAQGLIVGDQLPYSGRVLNYTMNRHAEAEGRPYLGVEIRQDLIGDAKGQAEWADRMADICNKIALSLP comes from the coding sequence ATGGTGGCAAATGGCGGGGCTGCTGCGATGATCGCGCGCGAGACGGACGCCTATTGCCTGTTGGGTGAACCGAAATTCGGCGGCATTCTGATCGTCTCTGACCATGCCAGCAATCGCGTGCCCGAAGGCATTGATCTGGGCATCGCGCCGGAATTGATGGACCAGCATATCGCCGTGGACATCGGCGTTGGCGCGATTGCGCAAATCATGGCGCAGCGCCCCGGCATCGCCGCCTATTGCGCGAATATCAGCCGCCTTGTCTGCGACCTCAACCGCGGCGACCATCAGGCCGCGACCATCCCGCATGTCAGCGACGGCCATGCCATCCCCGGCAATGAAATCTCGCCCGAGGCGCGCGAGGCCCGTCTGGCCCGGTTTCACCACCCCTATCACGCGGCGCTCTCGCAATTGCTGGATGATGCGCCGCCCGCGCTGATCCTGTCGCTGCATTCCTTCACGCCGCGTCTGGCCACCAGCGACGAGGCGCGGCCGTGGCATGTCGGCATCCTCTATAATGAGGACGATCGCGCCGCGCGCATCGCCATTCCCCTGCTGGAGGCGCAAGGGCTGATCGTGGGGGATCAATTGCCCTATTCGGGCCGTGTGCTGAATTACACGATGAACCGCCATGCCGAGGCCGAGGGGCGACCCTATCTGGGCGTGGAAATCCGTCAGGACCTGATCGGGGATGCCAAGGGGCAGGCAGAGTGGGCCGACCGCATGGCGGATATTTGTAATAAAATTGCGCTAAGTCTTCCTTGA
- a CDS encoding 4-(cytidine 5'-diphospho)-2-C-methyl-D-erythritol kinase translates to MEPVDFPLSETAYAKINLALHVRRRREDGYHELETLFAFVDAGDALSATQAGGDSLAITGEFSPLLAGEESNLVLDALALIPREGGWAVALDKALPVAAGLGGGSADVGAVFRMARRAGVLPDNWHELAAGLGADVPACVESIAMVGRGTGTELEPAPEDLKGCPVLLVNPRVPLPTGPVFKAWDRVDRGAMPMGSAREIALHGRNDLEAPAISICPPVADVLAALGQTGAWLARMSGSGATCFALFDDLAARDEAAATIAADHPQWWQMAGLLR, encoded by the coding sequence ATGGAACCTGTCGATTTCCCCCTCTCCGAAACGGCTTATGCCAAGATCAACCTTGCGCTGCATGTGCGCCGCCGCCGCGAGGATGGCTATCATGAGCTGGAAACGCTCTTTGCCTTTGTCGATGCGGGCGATGCGTTGAGCGCGACGCAGGCAGGCGGGGATTCGCTGGCGATCACGGGGGAATTTTCGCCCTTGCTGGCCGGTGAGGAAAGCAATCTGGTGCTGGACGCGCTGGCGCTGATCCCGCGTGAGGGCGGCTGGGCGGTGGCGCTGGACAAGGCGCTGCCGGTGGCCGCAGGGCTGGGCGGGGGTTCGGCCGATGTGGGGGCGGTGTTCCGCATGGCGCGGCGGGCGGGGGTGTTGCCGGACAATTGGCATGAACTGGCCGCCGGGCTGGGGGCCGATGTGCCCGCCTGTGTCGAAAGCATCGCCATGGTCGGGCGCGGCACGGGGACCGAGCTTGAGCCGGCGCCTGAGGATCTGAAAGGCTGCCCGGTGCTGCTGGTCAATCCGCGCGTGCCTTTGCCGACCGGGCCGGTGTTCAAGGCGTGGGACCGGGTTGATCGCGGCGCCATGCCGATGGGCAGCGCGCGGGAGATCGCCCTGCATGGCCGCAACGATCTGGAGGCGCCCGCGATTTCCATTTGTCCGCCGGTGGCCGATGTGCTGGCGGCTTTGGGGCAAACGGGGGCGTGGCTTGCGCGCATGTCCGGGTCGGGGGCGACGTGTTTTGCGCTGTTTGACGATCTGGCCGCCCGCGACGAGGCCGCCGCCACCATCGCGGCGGATCATCCGCAATGGTGGCAAATGGCGGGGCTGCTGCGATGA
- a CDS encoding lytic transglycosylase domain-containing protein, translating to MSRVSRSAVPKLLSEDERAWYKDIFGAIKRQDWARVQAMFAERPDGPLHGSARAEYYLAPGSPRIELPALIDWLNANPTLPQAEQIAALAIKRGGTALPTLPLPQALYTQPNAPRRTRPRSIADGTMPAIIAQGINDKIKVDDALGARLLLDGVDATLSAEARAEWRQKVAWAYYINNQDSEAFALASSIGDGSVPMSGPWVAEGAWVAGLASWRLGDCLNAGEAFARAAKGSTNTELTAAAYYWEARAQVRCRQPEMAATPLRAAARLDETLYGMIAAEQLGLRLPTGHSAPDFTAADWQSLRENPNIRAAVALAEIGEDGLADDVLRHQARIGSVDQYQPLSRLARDLGLPATQLWMAYNAPGGAIPAPASRFPTPKWTPATGWQVDPALVLAHTLQESAFRATALSSAGARGLMQIMPAAARDHAAALGVSGSVGDLTRPDVNLAFGQEHLQALKNSAATQGLLPKVMAAYNAGPLPVARWNTQIHDGGDPLLWMESVPYWETRGYVATVLRNYWMYERQAGGTSESRTALAQGLWPTFPGLDGARGVRMASNGVIAAPGMNGYQATP from the coding sequence ATGAGCCGCGTCTCGCGCTCGGCTGTGCCCAAGCTGCTCTCCGAGGATGAGCGCGCCTGGTACAAGGACATATTCGGCGCCATCAAACGGCAGGACTGGGCGCGGGTTCAGGCCATGTTTGCCGAACGCCCCGATGGTCCGCTGCATGGTTCGGCGCGGGCGGAATATTATCTGGCGCCCGGTTCGCCGCGCATCGAATTGCCCGCCCTGATCGACTGGCTGAATGCCAATCCCACCCTGCCGCAGGCCGAACAGATCGCGGCGCTGGCCATCAAGCGCGGCGGGACGGCGCTGCCCACCCTGCCCCTGCCGCAGGCGCTCTATACCCAGCCCAACGCCCCGCGCCGCACCCGCCCGCGCAGCATTGCCGACGGCACCATGCCCGCCATCATCGCGCAGGGCATCAATGACAAGATCAAGGTGGACGATGCGCTGGGTGCGCGTCTGCTGCTCGATGGGGTCGATGCCACGCTCTCGGCCGAGGCGCGCGCGGAATGGCGGCAAAAGGTCGCGTGGGCCTATTACATCAACAATCAGGACAGCGAAGCATTCGCGCTGGCCTCATCCATCGGAGATGGCAGCGTGCCCATGTCCGGCCCGTGGGTGGCCGAAGGGGCGTGGGTGGCGGGCCTTGCGTCGTGGCGGCTGGGCGATTGCCTGAACGCGGGCGAGGCCTTTGCCCGCGCGGCCAAGGGATCGACCAACACGGAACTGACCGCCGCCGCCTATTACTGGGAGGCCCGCGCGCAGGTGCGTTGCCGCCAGCCCGAAATGGCCGCGACGCCGCTGCGCGCGGCGGCGCGGCTGGATGAAACGCTTTATGGCATGATCGCGGCCGAGCAATTGGGCCTGCGCCTGCCCACCGGCCATTCCGCGCCCGATTTCACCGCTGCCGACTGGCAATCCCTTCGCGAAAATCCCAATATCCGCGCGGCCGTGGCTTTGGCCGAAATTGGCGAGGATGGGCTGGCCGACGATGTGCTGCGCCATCAGGCCCGCATCGGCAGCGTGGATCAGTATCAGCCGCTGTCGCGTCTGGCGCGCGATCTGGGTCTGCCCGCCACGCAATTGTGGATGGCCTATAATGCGCCGGGCGGCGCCATCCCCGCGCCCGCAAGCCGTTTCCCCACGCCGAAATGGACCCCCGCCACCGGGTGGCAGGTCGATCCGGCGCTGGTGCTGGCCCATACGCTTCAGGAATCGGCCTTTCGCGCCACGGCCCTGTCCAGCGCGGGCGCCCGCGGGCTGATGCAGATCATGCCCGCCGCCGCGCGTGATCATGCTGCGGCGCTGGGCGTTTCGGGCTCGGTGGGCGATCTGACGCGGCCCGATGTGAATTTGGCCTTTGGACAAGAGCATCTTCAGGCGCTGAAAAACAGCGCCGCCACGCAGGGGCTGCTGCCCAAGGTGATGGCCGCCTATAATGCCGGGCCGCTGCCTGTGGCGCGCTGGAACACCCAGATCCATGATGGCGGCGATCCGCTGCTCTGGATGGAATCGGTGCCCTATTGGGAAACGCGCGGCTATGTCGCCACCGTTCTGCGCAATTACTGGATGTATGAGCGGCAGGCGGGCGGCACTTCGGAAAGCCGCACCGCGCTGGCGCAGGGCCTGTGGCCGACCTTCCCCGGACTCGATGGCGCGCGCGGGGTAAGAATGGCCAGCAATGGCGTGATTGCAGCCCCCGGCATGAACGGCTACCAAGCCACTCCATAA
- a CDS encoding molybdenum cofactor synthesis domain-containing protein: MAIDETREFKPIRIALLTLSDTRTPDNDTSGDILAQRIIDKGHILATRKILREDVHTLVAQLDAWIDDPEIDCVISTGGTGLTGRDVTPEALDQIIIAHSGKLIPGFGELFRWLSYKSIGTSTVQSRAMAIMAGATYIFALPGSNGAVKDGWDGILFEQLDSRNRPCNFVELMPRLREV; this comes from the coding sequence ATGGCCATTGACGAAACCCGCGAGTTCAAACCGATCCGCATCGCGCTGCTGACGCTTTCCGACACGCGCACGCCGGACAATGACACCAGCGGCGACATTCTGGCCCAGCGCATCATCGACAAGGGGCATATCCTCGCCACGCGCAAGATCCTGCGCGAGGATGTGCATACGCTGGTGGCGCAGCTTGATGCGTGGATCGATGACCCGGAAATCGACTGCGTGATCTCGACCGGCGGCACAGGCCTGACCGGGCGCGATGTCACGCCCGAGGCGCTCGACCAGATCATCATTGCCCACAGCGGCAAGCTGATCCCCGGCTTTGGTGAACTCTTCCGCTGGCTGTCCTATAAATCCATCGGCACCAGCACCGTTCAGTCGCGCGCCATGGCGATCATGGCGGGCGCTACCTATATCTTTGCCCTGCCCGGTTCAAACGGTGCGGTGAAAGACGGCTGGGACGGCATCCTGTTCGAACAACTGGACAGCCGGAACCGGCCCTGCAACTTTGTTGAACTGATGCCGAGGTTGCGAGAGGTTTGA
- a CDS encoding arylamine N-acetyltransferase family protein, with protein MSAPYASLIPADADRLSLYLARIGLAAPVEPAAEGLAILQRAHRMNIGFENMDVMLGRAISLDPDAIFGKLVMGARGGYCFEQNWLFGTMLSRMGFANRPLLARVWLGLAEDAPASPLTHTFRLVDLDGEAWIADAGFGGSYVPPIPLADGATVQTNDGAKHRITRHSAPGSLAGEWLVERMGPAAATDGRATAPGWQKQYSFNLNEVAPIDLELSNHWTFTKPETRFTTAWIASIVLEDGFAALNGRRLTMYAGGRGDVMEIANAQDWRAMLADLFRVELSEDEVAGLKVF; from the coding sequence ATGTCCGCGCCTTACGCCAGCCTGATTCCCGCCGATGCCGACCGCCTTTCGCTCTATCTGGCGCGAATCGGCCTTGCCGCCCCGGTCGAACCTGCCGCCGAGGGTTTGGCAATCCTCCAGCGCGCGCATCGCATGAACATCGGCTTTGAAAACATGGATGTCATGCTGGGCCGCGCGATCAGCCTCGATCCCGATGCGATCTTTGGCAAGCTGGTGATGGGCGCGCGAGGCGGCTATTGCTTTGAGCAGAACTGGTTGTTCGGCACGATGCTGTCGCGGATGGGCTTTGCCAACCGGCCGCTGCTGGCGCGGGTCTGGCTGGGCCTTGCCGAGGACGCCCCGGCATCGCCGCTGACCCATACGTTCCGGCTGGTTGATCTGGATGGAGAGGCCTGGATTGCCGATGCGGGCTTTGGCGGCTCCTATGTCCCGCCCATACCGCTGGCCGATGGCGCCACCGTCCAAACCAACGATGGCGCGAAGCATCGCATCACCCGGCACAGTGCGCCCGGCTCTCTGGCGGGCGAATGGCTGGTCGAGCGCATGGGCCCCGCCGCCGCCACTGATGGCCGCGCCACCGCGCCGGGATGGCAGAAACAGTACAGTTTCAACCTCAACGAAGTTGCGCCCATCGACCTTGAGCTGTCGAACCACTGGACCTTTACCAAGCCCGAGACGCGCTTCACAACGGCATGGATCGCCTCGATTGTGCTGGAGGATGGCTTTGCCGCGCTCAACGGGCGGCGGTTGACGATGTATGCGGGCGGACGGGGCGATGTCATGGAAATCGCCAATGCGCAGGACTGGCGCGCGATGCTGGCCGATCTGTTTCGGGTGGAGTTGAGCGAAGATGAAGTGGCGGGGTTGAAGGTGTTCTAG
- a CDS encoding PA0069 family radical SAM protein, with amino-acid sequence MVSPPPPRGRAAQSSALSTRFALPGREADGDWLDAMEDVDGGPPPLRTTVNEEAARKIISRNKSPDVPFDRSINAYRGCEHGCIYCYARPTHAYLDLSPGLDFESRLFAKPEAAKLLRRELGARGYSPAPIAMGTNTDPYQPIEARYRLTRQILEVCLETRHPVTITTKSDRILHDLDLLAELARHRLTAVAVSVTSLDARLSRSLEPRAASPAKRLDAIEKLSAAGVPVWVNVSPIVPAITEEWIERILEAAAARGVRGASWIMLRLPHEVAPLFREWLAAHFPDRADKVMHIVQSLRGGADYQSDFFTRMKPQGVWADLIRARFRIAKARLGLGDHRADLDIAQFRPPRRDGQMTLF; translated from the coding sequence ATGGTTTCGCCTCCCCCTCCCCGCGGCCGGGCTGCGCAAAGCAGCGCTCTCTCCACCCGCTTTGCCCTGCCCGGACGTGAGGCGGATGGGGATTGGCTGGACGCCATGGAGGATGTCGATGGCGGCCCACCGCCCCTACGCACCACCGTGAACGAGGAGGCTGCGCGCAAGATCATCTCGCGCAACAAGTCGCCAGATGTGCCCTTCGACCGCTCGATCAACGCCTATCGCGGGTGTGAGCATGGCTGCATCTATTGCTATGCGCGGCCAACCCACGCCTATCTAGACCTCTCGCCGGGGCTGGATTTTGAAAGCCGCCTGTTTGCCAAGCCTGAGGCGGCAAAGTTGCTGCGGCGGGAACTGGGCGCGCGCGGCTATTCGCCCGCGCCAATTGCCATGGGGACGAACACCGATCCCTATCAGCCGATCGAGGCGCGCTATCGCCTGACCCGGCAGATATTGGAGGTTTGCCTCGAAACGCGCCATCCTGTGACAATCACCACCAAATCGGATCGCATCCTGCATGATCTCGACCTCTTGGCCGAACTCGCGCGGCATCGGCTGACGGCAGTGGCGGTTTCGGTGACTTCGCTTGATGCGCGGCTGTCCCGCAGCCTAGAACCGCGCGCGGCCAGTCCGGCCAAGCGGCTGGATGCGATTGAAAAGTTAAGCGCGGCGGGCGTGCCGGTCTGGGTCAATGTCTCGCCCATCGTGCCCGCGATCACCGAGGAATGGATCGAGCGCATTCTGGAGGCCGCCGCCGCGCGCGGGGTGCGCGGGGCAAGCTGGATCATGCTGCGCCTGCCCCATGAGGTCGCACCGCTGTTTCGCGAATGGCTGGCAGCGCATTTCCCCGACCGCGCGGACAAGGTCATGCATATCGTGCAATCCCTGCGCGGCGGGGCCGATTATCAGAGCGATTTCTTTACCCGGATGAAGCCGCAGGGCGTCTGGGCCGACCTGATCCGCGCGCGCTTTCGCATTGCCAAGGCGCGATTGGGCCTTGGCGACCATCGCGCCGATCTGGACATCGCCCAGTTCCGCCCGCCGCGCCGCGATGGGCAAATGACGCTGTTCTGA